A stretch of DNA from Manihot esculenta cultivar AM560-2 chromosome 7, M.esculenta_v8, whole genome shotgun sequence:
TCAGAAGGCACACATCATATTCAAACAAGATTATCTAACACATTTAGTGCATAATTTTACTTTTGAATTGTGTTTGTAAGAACTCAACAAAGTCACCTACACTTTCTGTCGTAGAAAGAAATATGATTTTTCCCTTAAAACTTTGAGATGATATCCAATTTTGTCAAAAATCAAGTTTTTGGCATAATTTatccaaatttttttattttggatcAATATTAGCCTATTATTAaccagaaaatattaaaataataattttaaacttttaacaataaaatattaatttataatttaacataaaataataaaatattgcaATTAACTTTCAATATTGACGatgtaaaattaatattttaatactaaaaaaataaaaataaaattttatcttttttgtaGAAAATGGACTAAGATGATCCTAAATAGAACGTTTTGGGCAAATTGGGCCGAAAACTTAATTTTGGATAAAAATATGGACATTCACCCtaaaattcaagagaaaaaatgggatttttttccaaaatttttatatatgcatATGCCTGTTTATTCAAACAAGCATATATGTTCAAAATCTAAGTCTAGATCACTCTTGCAAGTCAGACTAATGCATCATTACCCCCACCACATCTATGGGACAGGGAAGGGCAAAACTAACTCTGTGTATGTGTGCGCTTTGGGGTACAAAGGGGGAGGGTGTCCTGAATGACTCTTGCCTTATAAATAGTTATTGCAGCAAGATCTTGGATTCTTACCTCCTCCTAGACGCCTCAATGGGGTCTGAACCAGGCAATGGAGCACCTCCCAAAGTATAACCATGTGCTTCAGTTGAAGTTTCAGATATTCCACAAAGCATCCGATGGAATATTGAAGCAATAGGATCAATAACTGGTCTGCATTCAGAGAGATGGAGAGAGTAAGAGGCAGCAGCATTTAAACAAACTCGGAATCTCCTCGGTTTAAAGAAAAGCATGTTTAGGAAAATCAAAATACCTAAGAAATTCAGGAAAGAAAGTAGAGAATGCAAAATCATCATTTGGATCACCCCTTAGTTTTGCTTCTGGTTTCCTCTGTAGGTATCTCAGATAAATCCAGCTCATGTACGTGCCAAAAATAATGGTTGGGAGATATGCCGTTGAATCAGGCGTAAATAAGCTTACAGCGGTAGCTAGCAATACTGCAATAGATGGAAGCCACTGCATAGCAGTCAAAACAGAATTTAAGAGAAACCTCCACAGCTTGTAAATACCATATTATTGATATTTGAAGGCAAGAAGTGAACTACAAGTGACAGATTCACCTTTGCCTTTATTCTCAATAAGGACAGTTCCTGGTCAGGTATAATTTGCTTCATGCCAACCAAGAAACCTGACAGGACCCCTTGGAAGCCAGAAATGGGCAAATAACTACCAAGAATAgaagtaaaagaaaaaggaaaataagtaTTTAATAAAGCATGAATATATCATTCAACATTGATATAGGTAAGACTCTCAGCAAATGTTACAATCATACCTAAAATATACCAATTCAATTAGAATAAAAGAAAACTAGTTAACCTGTGATTTCTTTTACTAATATGAAGTCAAACAGAGTGCTAAAGGATACTAGAAGGCATAGGTGAGGAGAAAATAAATGCAGGGAAAAAGGCAGGTTGAGCATAGGCAGCAGAAGCAAGCAAAATAACTACATTTTTTGTAATCAAGTGACTTACAGGTAATTTTCCTGCCTCATTATGTAGTACAAGGCAATAGTTGTAATGAAAACACACACCGAAGTAAGAAAGTTGACTATGAAAATGAACTTCAAGAACTCCTTAGAACCCCACACAGGTTCAAGTAGCTTCCCCATGACAAGGAGGCATAAAGTGCTGACAACCACCTAGAAAATATGACTAGTCATCAGGACAATCTTATGAAGCTAACTGAAAAGCTGAAGGACATTTTACACAAGAAATTGCAAGAAAAATACAGTAAGCCATGTTTACAGAGAACTGCACTGCATACCCCATGTATTGATTGTTCAATGTAACCAGCTGTTATGAGGTTCCACGCAAAAGGAATCGTCCTACAAGACAAATTTGCAAGAACGTGAGGTTTCCTGATCACTTACATATATCCTAATTACAACATATCGTGCACACACAATATCTCATTTTCCTGCATAGCAGGATTAATCAAGTACAGTATTTACAAATTTTGTGCTCTTGATAAATATATTCTGGACTCATTTTCATTGGTCAATGCAGAACTATCCCAGATTAGCTGTATACCATAGTTACCATAAGAAGGTCACAAGTATGTAGTATTGATGACGAGTAAATATGCTACAATCAGATGCAGAATGTATGTGTGGAAAAGCAAAAGAAGATATAAGACCAATGTTGAATTTCTATCAGAAGAATAATAAACTAAAGCAGAAGCCAGGATTCTGAGCTCTGCGTCCACAGCTTTTGGTCTTTTAAACCCCGCCCAATCCTGTGTTCTAAAAGGACCTGTCAGGAAAAAATATTGCATTGCACATCAAGAAGATTTCGTGGTCCAAAGTGATAAACAGTCACAATTGCACACTTGGTACACATTCAGCTTAGCAACTTCTAAAATTTGTCCCAGATGTTGCCATAATTGCATTAACTTCTAGTAACTCATTTGAAGAACACTACATGCACAAACTGATGTGTTGTAATGAAATAACTCACTTTGAGACTCTTCACTTAGGGAAAAAAAACATAGGAAGCCAGGAATTTATACGCTAACTAGTTTTAAGTTGGTAAAGGGCTTCAATTTAATCTCAACTGATATGCATTTGTAGCGAAGATAAATAACGTATTGATTGTGCTAAAAATCAATTCATGCACAGGTGGACCGAAGGCAAAGTTGGAAGGCCCTGACcccctcaatttttttttcatcataaattagatatatttacatacagtaatttctttattttttcaagatgaaaaaaataaataaatatacagCAAGAAATATTGACCAAGTTTGGTTAACTAGCTTCTTCAAGCTCTATGTGACATTCATCAGATGCAGTAATCCACATCTTCACGGATATACAACGATTGTTGGATATTTTGAAGCAAATCAGGTAGATTTCCCTTTGATTGATGATTTACTCTAATTGTGCTCTAATTAGGggaataagatttttttttttttatcaagaatAAGATATATTAGATGATAAAAAGTAGGATGTAGCAGCTACTAGCTAGATTGAGTGAAGAAGCAAAATATCGAGCTATAGCCTTAGTGACAAGTGAGCTTCTCTAATGGAAGCAACTTAATAATTAAGATATAGAGGTGTCAAATAAATAAGAATGATCTGTGACAATTCAATAGCACAATATATTGACTCAAATCTAGTTTTTTTATGTTAAGGACAAAACATATGTAGATGATTGTCACTTATATCAAGCGAAACATTGAGTCAGGATGTAATGCTACTAGCTTTTACAATTCAAACAGCCATTTAGAAGGCATCCTCACAAAATCACTAAAAGGTTCTCAAATTAATTACATTTGTAACAAGCTTGGtgcatatgatatgtatgctctAGAATGAGGGAGAGTTGAGATATCAGCAGAAGAGGTAGTATTGTGCAGTAATGGTATCTATCGTTTAGTGCTAGAAACATGCAATGGTTTTAGGAATGATAGAATTGATTGTATTTCCATACTAGTAATTTTAGCAGTATATAAACCCCATCAACTTGGGGGAATAATCAAACTTTTCCAACAaaatcttcttttttcttcactGTTACATCATTTCTAAATAAGGTTATTGAGAAAATGAGACAATAACACCAAAGTTTGTTGAAGGTGCGGGATTGCCACTTGCATGTCAATTGTTCACTATGGTGATTCCACaaactctaattttttttttattaagttcACTCCTCTAAAATCTAGTATATTTCATTTTTTGGAACTTAAAAGTTTCATTACTTCATTCACCTTATGGGTTTCCAATAACCCTTCCTTCTACTGTGGATAGGCTCCCTTTTTCTGGTGATTCTTatcatgaaaagaaaattacCAGCAAAAGACAACAATCCAATTCCCTCCAtagaaagatctgaaggaattTGAATTTATGAATCTACAGGGATGTAAATGATTGATAAATCTCAAAATCAGATCCAACAATGGCATTATCAGCTTCACTAAAATTTACATATAGGAACTTCAGTAACCAAATCTACACAATCTTAAATACCAGTGTaaaaggataatatttgttgttgtgttgtatttcataatagagattacaatctatttatacatgagagacggtatctaaacaggaaggaaaatcaagtctatgattatagaatccctaagattaagcaactgatccatctatcaatatttattttctatattaacatattaacttataacactccctctcaagttggaacataaatgttaatcatacccaacttgttacatatataatcaatttcaGCCATAAGAATAATCAAcccaaaataatcaaaataaacaaaggaTCAGAAGAACAGAACCCGTGATCAATAACTGATGAACAGTGCCCgatgtctccaaatgttaccctttatggttAACCCAAATGCATAAAACCCTAAATCtctaaatgttaccctttatgagtaatccCGATGAACAAAATCCTAAA
This window harbors:
- the LOC110619677 gene encoding rhomboid-like protein 19 — its product is MSSPAIPGGTRFCSGFTRLCKGLAVVLVAGHIVVQILPSAVSYLALIPAKTIPFAWNLITAGYIEQSIHGVVVSTLCLLVMGKLLEPVWGSKEFLKFIFIVNFLTSVCVFITTIALYYIMRQENYLYLPISGFQGVLSGFLVGMKQIIPDQELSLLRIKAKWLPSIAVLLATAVSLFTPDSTAYLPTIIFGTYMSWIYLRYLQRKPEAKLRGDPNDDFAFSTFFPEFLRPVIDPIASIFHRMLCGISETSTEAHGYTLGGAPLPGSDPIEASRRRERGARALEERLAAERLAAAARSEEESKKDALENV